A region from the Palaemon carinicauda isolate YSFRI2023 chromosome 16, ASM3689809v2, whole genome shotgun sequence genome encodes:
- the LOC137655589 gene encoding putative CENPB DNA-binding domain-containing protein 1, producing MDPMNLRFGISSGEKRKKDMVSLELKQEFVEKHERGVRVSDLAKQYGRNMLTISMIIKQKAAIKADEPSKDITVIAKCRSPILVTMESLLLIWIKDKEIVGDTITETIICQKASAIYCNLKAEGSGGDAGEFNRSRDVRIQGVSWFEKFKIWTGILSVV from the coding sequence atgGATCCTATGAACCTTAGGTtcggtattagtagtggtgagaaaaggaagaaggatatGGTTtctttagaattgaagcaagaatttgtagaaaaacatgagcgtggtgtGCGTGTAAGTGATctagctaaacaatatggccggaatatgctTACGATCTCtatgatcatcaagcagaaggccgCCATTAAAGCAGACGAACCATCGAAGGATATCACCGTTATTGCAAAATGTCGCAGCCCTATCCTGGTAACGATGGAaagccttttgttaatatggataaaggacaaagagattgttggtgatacgatcactgaaacgatcatttgccaGAAGGCCAGCGCTATATATTGTAACTTGAAGGCGGAGGGCTCTGGGGGTGATGCAGGGGAGTTCAACCGATCCCGCGACGTACGAATTCAAGGCGTCTcatggtttgagaaatttaagatatGGACCGGGATTCTTTCAGTTGTTTGA